The genome window TCATCTCCGGTTAAGCCAATGCATCATGATCCAATAGTCATTAAGGATTGAACTAAGAAACAGGCAAACAACAGGCTGGTGAAATAGATTAAACTACTAATCATAAACGTTACTCTGCTTTCTTTCCCTTAGTTCCAGCAAACTGTCGGCTATGTATTTGTTTGAGAGAACAGGAGGGGCAAGCCCCTACTGATTATATTATATTgaaaagaggggaaaaaagGTTATGTGCAAGAtctacaaacaagaaaaaacatagGAAAAGCAAACAAATCCAAGAATGTTACTCAGCTCCTATGGGCACCAAAGTGGTACCACTATTAGATACAGTAAGAAGGTTGACAAATCATTCAAGATAAGAAAATGCTTGTGGCTAACAGGTATGGCTTATATACACCTTCTGTAATAGCATTTAGAAATAAAATATGGCGAGTAATTAATCAGACCAGCAACACACCTGAGTGCCACTTCTTTGCGTACAGAATAACGTATCTTCTTATCAAAATTTCTTTCCTTTCGCTTTTCACGGAACCTGATGAGCGAAGCAACCCTTTTTGCAGGAATGTCTGTCCTCCGAAGTATATCATCATAACCCTACAGAAATGCTAACAAGAAATTATAAACGAAGAAATGATTACTGATATAGTGACTGTCATACACACTGCAGAACAAATGAACAATTTCCACTTACCTTGTTCTGATTAGGTAAAACCATGCCAGCTAAACCAGGTGGCAGTTCACCGCTTCCTAATAGTAACAGGACAGCTTGAACCTGGAAAACAAACTTCAGCTTAGAGAAACAGAAGTGGGTCAGGAAGTTGGAAAttgaagagggggggggggggggagcagaATTACCTGTGCTCAGATGTATAACCAGATGGTTGATATTCATGTACTATGGCAACACATAGCTTTTGGCAATAGCAAGTAGTTAGTACAAATCATCATGCTCTTTGGTTAATGTGCTACATGCAGGGAAAAAACATGCTGTGAAAGGGTTGCAAACTCCCTCAAGTCATAATGACTAGGATCGTATCCGTTTTGTGGTAGTAAACCACAACTATGGTACAGTGATGTTGCATAATAGCACAGTAATTCATTACAAAAATTACAGAATCTCAGCAGTTGCTACTAGTTGTCACCGTGAGGTTACTTGATTCTTAAGATTGGGGGTTCTACACACTACACAGATTAGCACAGGTATAGTATAACATATTCTCACCAACAAAAATACGTGACATGTCTGTATTGCTTTGCAAGTCATACATGAGGATGAAAATTACTTGTAACCCAGGCCAAACCCAGTATCCCAATGTAACTCATTTCTTTAGCCGATCCAACTGTACTCAATACTCATAATAGTAGACATGTAAACAATGTTTTGGCAAACAAACATGTTGATCAACCAACTCCAAGCCCAACACAGAATCAGGTGGGAAAAAAACAGAGCTGTGAGAAGTAAGAACAGAGGCGCAATTTCTGATGCTCACAAGGAAATGATCCCAAACAAAAAATCGTAACACCAAGTACATATCCAATAGCCGCTCACTACCACTAACACGTCAAATTTCTGATTCGATCGCACGAATTCTCGAGCAGCACATTTCCATGTGAATTGCAAAACATAACGAAATGAGTCGAGGGGGAAGACCTTCTCAGGGGTAACGGATTCGAACACGTAGACCTCGCCCTGGAAGAGCAGCGTCAGCTGGTTCGGGCTGCTTGGCAAGGCCGAGACCGGCGCCGGGGCGGGCGGCTCCTCGTCttcgtcttcctcgtcaacgtcctcatcatcctcctcatcctcggtgtagtcctcgccgtcgtcgtcaccgggcgccgccgccgcggcggcggcggcgtcgcgcATCTCGGCGTCGGCGTCCTGGGCGGCTGCCGCGTCGGGCATGACCGGCGGTGGCCAGGAGCGCTCAACCCTAGATTGGGGAATGGAAGGCGGTGATGCGGGGCGGGAGCTGTAGTGGTGT of Phragmites australis chromosome 3, lpPhrAust1.1, whole genome shotgun sequence contains these proteins:
- the LOC133913044 gene encoding GATA transcription factor 18-like isoform X1, with the protein product MPDAAAAQDADAEMRDAAAAAAAAPGDDDGEDYTEDEEDDEDVDEEDEDEEPPAPAPVSALPSSPNQLTLLFQGEVYVFESVTPEKVQAVLLLLGSGELPPGLAGMVLPNQNKGYDDILRRTDIPAKRVASLIRFREKRKERNFDKKIRYSVRKEVALRMQRHKGQFAGRANLEGESLAPGGDPASQGSGQDFMSRESKCHNCGTSERMTPAMRRGPAGPRTLCNACGLMWANKGTLRSCPKAKVESPVVAAEQSNAAVSQYGSDNKTLVAPKNDNAAASNDEAIGNSAPASAGSS
- the LOC133913044 gene encoding GATA transcription factor 18-like isoform X2 encodes the protein MPDAAAAQDADAEMRDAAAAAAAAPGDDDGEDYTEDEEDDEDVDEEDEDEEPPAPAPVSALPSSPNQLTLLFQGEVYVFESVTPEKVQAVLLLLGSGELPPGLAGMVLPNQNKGYDDILRRTDIPAKRVASLIRFREKRKERNFDKKIRYSVRKEVALRMQRHKGQFAGRANLEGESLAPGGDPASQGSGQDFMSRESKCHNCGTSERMTPAMRRGPAGPRTLCNACGLMWANKWSSETCSYFILRVWLWRCAGYPEKLPQGKS